One window of Bacteroidetes bacterium GWF2_43_63 genomic DNA carries:
- a CDS encoding sulfate adenylyltransferase, translated as MNEEFNSDEYFNMELLRFTTAGSVDDGKSTLIGRLLYDSKAIFEDQYEAVKSASEKRGEEYVNLALLTDGLRAEREQGITIDVAYRYFSTPKRKFIIADTPGHIQYTRNMVTGASTANLALILVDARKGILEQTRRHAFIASLLRIPHVIFCINKMDLVDYSKDVYDKILEDFKHFSSKLEINDIRFVPISALKGDNIVDRSENMNWYQGPTLLYMLETIHIASDYDLINCRFPVQYVIRPFSDEYHDYRGYAGRISGGVFKPGDKIMALPSGFTTTIKRIDTFEGPVEEAFPPQSVTLILEDEIDISRGDMIVRENNVPQVGQDLDVMMVWMNEKALKIGGKYGLKHTSKDLRCLVKEVKYKVDINTLHRNIEDKNIGLNEIARVSLRTTQPVFYDKYRLNRITGSVILIDEGTNETVGAGMII; from the coding sequence ATGAACGAAGAATTTAATAGCGACGAATATTTCAACATGGAATTGCTGCGGTTTACAACCGCGGGTAGTGTCGATGATGGAAAAAGTACACTCATTGGACGTTTACTGTACGATTCGAAGGCGATTTTCGAAGATCAGTACGAAGCAGTGAAATCCGCCTCCGAAAAAAGAGGAGAGGAGTATGTCAATCTGGCCCTTCTCACCGACGGGCTGAGAGCTGAGCGCGAGCAGGGCATTACCATCGATGTAGCATATCGCTATTTCAGCACTCCGAAGCGTAAGTTTATTATTGCGGACACTCCGGGTCATATTCAGTACACACGCAACATGGTCACTGGCGCTTCTACGGCAAACCTGGCGCTTATTCTGGTTGACGCCCGCAAAGGCATTCTTGAGCAGACACGACGTCATGCTTTCATTGCTTCATTGTTGCGTATTCCGCACGTTATTTTTTGTATTAATAAAATGGATCTGGTTGATTATAGCAAGGACGTATACGACAAGATTCTTGAAGATTTCAAACACTTCAGTTCCAAACTCGAAATAAACGATATTCGTTTTGTTCCAATCTCTGCCTTAAAAGGAGACAACATTGTCGATCGGTCAGAAAACATGAACTGGTATCAGGGCCCTACGTTGTTGTATATGCTTGAAACTATTCATATTGCATCGGACTATGATCTCATTAATTGTCGTTTTCCGGTTCAGTATGTTATCCGTCCTTTTTCAGATGAATACCATGATTATCGTGGCTATGCCGGTCGGATTTCCGGTGGAGTTTTCAAGCCCGGTGACAAAATTATGGCACTACCATCAGGCTTTACAACTACAATAAAAAGAATTGATACGTTTGAAGGCCCGGTTGAAGAAGCTTTTCCTCCACAATCGGTTACGCTGATACTGGAAGATGAAATTGATATTAGCCGCGGCGATATGATTGTTCGCGAAAACAATGTGCCGCAGGTAGGTCAGGACCTCGATGTTATGATGGTTTGGATGAATGAGAAAGCATTGAAAATCGGTGGCAAATATGGACTTAAGCACACTTCAAAAGACTTGCGATGCCTTGTGAAGGAAGTGAAGTATAAAGTTGATATCAATACGCTTCACCGTAATATTGAAGACAAGAATATCGGCCTGAACGAAATCGCTCGTGTAAGTCTGCGTACGACTCAGCCTGTCTTTTATGACAAATACCGTCTGAACAGAATTACCGGCAGCGTCATCCTTATTGACGAAGGAACCAATGAAACCGTTGGTGCGGGGATGATTATTTAG
- a CDS encoding sulfate adenylyltransferase small subunit — protein sequence MNYSLNHLQELEAESIFIMREVAAQFENPGLLFSGGKDSIVMVHLARKAFWPSKIPFPLVHIDTGHNFDETITFRDDLAQELGARLIVGSVQESIDKGKSVEEKGIGSSRNILQTITLLDTIEKNKFDAMLGGGRRDEEKARAKERFFSHRDEFGQWDPKNQRPELWNLFNGKKKMGEHFRVFPLSNWTELDVWMYIRRDNIKIPSLYYSHDRKVFKRDGMWLAWAPFMAMKDEEILETRTVRCRTIGDMTCTGVVLSEAHNLNEIVAEVAASRETERGNRADDKRSESAMEDRKKEGYF from the coding sequence ATGAACTACAGTTTGAATCACCTTCAGGAACTGGAGGCAGAATCCATTTTTATCATGCGGGAAGTAGCAGCTCAGTTTGAAAATCCGGGCTTACTTTTCTCCGGTGGAAAAGATTCCATAGTCATGGTACATCTTGCCAGAAAAGCTTTTTGGCCTTCGAAAATTCCTTTTCCACTGGTCCACATCGACACCGGACATAATTTTGATGAAACGATTACTTTCCGCGACGATCTTGCGCAGGAACTTGGCGCCAGACTTATTGTCGGCAGTGTTCAGGAGTCAATTGACAAAGGTAAATCTGTGGAAGAAAAAGGGATTGGATCGAGTCGAAACATCTTGCAAACGATAACCCTGCTCGATACCATCGAGAAAAATAAATTTGACGCCATGCTTGGCGGAGGAAGACGTGACGAGGAAAAGGCACGTGCAAAGGAGCGATTCTTCAGCCACAGAGATGAATTCGGGCAGTGGGATCCAAAAAATCAGCGGCCAGAACTCTGGAATCTTTTTAATGGTAAAAAGAAAATGGGGGAACACTTTCGTGTTTTTCCGCTTTCGAACTGGACCGAACTCGATGTGTGGATGTATATCCGCCGCGATAATATCAAGATTCCGTCGTTGTATTACAGTCACGATCGAAAAGTGTTCAAACGCGATGGAATGTGGCTTGCATGGGCTCCTTTTATGGCCATGAAAGACGAAGAAATTCTTGAAACAAGGACCGTGCGCTGCCGTACCATTGGCGACATGACCTGCACAGGAGTGGTGCTTTCTGAAGCCCACAATCTGAACGAAATTGTGGCCGAAGTGGCCGCATCGCGCGAGACAGAACGCGGAAACAGGGCCGATGACAAACGCTCTGAAAGCGCAATGGAAGACAGGAAAAAAGAAGGCTATTTTTAA
- a CDS encoding adenylyl-sulfate kinase: MRRNRSRFLNRQRPLVIWFTGLSGSGKTTLSDSLNTAILQKGYFTKVFDGDVIRTGLCSDLGFTDADRHENIRRTAEVAKMFSDSGLIVLCSFISPTHEIRDLARKIIGEDRFVEVFVNCPIEICELRDVKGLYKKYRLGLVKNMTGFDSPYEPPTHPTVEIRTDLWDINKSTRYLIRQVLKQVKYRKEK, encoded by the coding sequence ATCCGACGCAACAGAAGCCGGTTCTTAAACCGACAGCGACCTTTGGTAATCTGGTTTACAGGTCTCTCCGGATCCGGTAAAACAACACTTTCGGATAGTCTTAACACTGCAATCCTGCAAAAGGGATATTTCACCAAGGTTTTTGATGGCGATGTGATCCGTACCGGACTTTGCTCCGACCTGGGTTTCACCGATGCTGACCGACACGAAAACATCCGCCGGACTGCGGAAGTGGCTAAAATGTTCAGCGATTCAGGTCTTATTGTCTTATGTAGCTTTATTAGCCCTACTCATGAAATCCGGGATCTGGCCCGAAAGATCATTGGTGAAGACCGCTTTGTTGAGGTCTTTGTCAATTGCCCGATTGAAATCTGCGAACTTCGCGATGTGAAGGGCTTGTACAAAAAATACCGGCTGGGTCTGGTAAAGAACATGACCGGATTTGATTCCCCTTATGAACCACCGACTCATCCAACCGTTGAGATCAGAACCGATCTCTGGGATATAAATAAAAGCACCCGATACCTGATTCGTCAGGTTTTAAAACAGGTTAAATACAGAAAGGAAAAATGA
- a CDS encoding RNA polymerase subunit sigma-70, whose amino-acid sequence MSDIQQTNKERSLAEAQLVKNCLAGRAESQELLYRRYASKMFGVCLRYAKNKMEAEDIMQEGFIKVFQNLKNFRCDGSLEGWVRRIMVNTAINYYKSNLKYLQTLDIDDCSNRENVSVEATDNISLKTLLTLIQKLPEGYRMVFNLYVIEGYSHKEIANSLGISENTSKSQLSRARKVLQEKLKTINAVCYEQIA is encoded by the coding sequence ATGTCTGATATTCAACAAACAAACAAAGAACGCTCCCTTGCGGAGGCCCAGCTGGTAAAGAATTGTCTTGCCGGCAGAGCCGAATCTCAGGAGTTGCTTTACAGGCGCTATGCCTCGAAGATGTTTGGCGTTTGTTTGAGATATGCCAAGAATAAAATGGAGGCAGAAGACATTATGCAGGAGGGTTTTATTAAAGTATTCCAAAATCTGAAAAATTTCAGATGCGACGGCTCGCTCGAGGGCTGGGTGCGCCGCATTATGGTGAATACTGCCATAAACTATTACAAATCCAATCTCAAATATCTTCAGACACTCGATATCGATGATTGCTCCAACAGAGAAAATGTTTCGGTTGAAGCAACTGACAATATAAGTCTGAAAACTTTGCTGACGCTCATTCAGAAATTGCCCGAAGGATATAGAATGGTCTTTAACCTTTATGTTATTGAGGGGTACAGCCACAAAGAAATTGCAAACTCTCTCGGGATCAGCGAAAACACTTCCAAATCGCAATTATCAAGAGCCCGCAAAGTTCTGCAGGAAAAGCTTAAAACGATAAACGCCGTGTGCTATGAACAGATTGCATGA
- a CDS encoding ATP synthase F1 subunit epsilon: MRIEIVSPEKQLYAGEVSMAQFPGTEGSFQVLNNHAPMIATIGAGIIRVRTESGAEESIEVKGGIVEVQKNRILVLAE, translated from the coding sequence ATGCGCATCGAAATTGTCAGTCCTGAAAAACAGCTCTATGCGGGCGAAGTCAGTATGGCTCAGTTCCCCGGTACCGAGGGCTCGTTTCAGGTTTTGAACAACCATGCTCCTATGATTGCCACTATTGGCGCTGGTATAATCCGCGTAAGAACTGAAAGCGGAGCTGAAGAGTCAATTGAAGTAAAAGGCGGGATTGTCGAAGTTCAGAAAAACAGAATTCTGGTTCTTGCTGAGTAG
- a CDS encoding F0F1 ATP synthase subunit beta, giving the protein MAETTTGKIAQIIGPVIDVVFEREEDLPNIYNALTVVRENGETLVLECQQDIGENTVRTIAMDATDGLSRGMDVVNTGKPIAMPVGDQINGRLFNVIGDPIDGLPPVNRDKTYEIHREPPKFENLSTASEVLYTGIKVIDLIEPYSKGGKIGLFGGAGVGKTVIIQELINNIAKQYSGFSIFAGVGERTREGNDLLREMIEAGLVNYGDDFKHSMEQGGWDLSKVDMEKLKSSLLSMVFGQMNEPPGARARVALSGLTVAEYFRDGDEKSGGRDILFFIDNIFRFTQAGSEVSALLGRMPSAVGYQPTLASEMGIMQERITSTKRGSITSVQAVYVPADDLTDPAPATTFAHLDATTVLNRKISELGIYPAVDPLDSTSRILDPNIVGEDHYNTAQRVKFILQRLKELQDIIAILGMDELSEEDKLVVHRARRVQRFLSQPFYVATQFTGIPGVFVSIEDTIKGFKMILDGEVDEYPEAAFNLVGTIEEAIEKGRKLLEQSK; this is encoded by the coding sequence ATGGCTGAAACAACGACAGGAAAAATTGCCCAGATCATCGGACCGGTGATTGATGTGGTTTTTGAACGCGAAGAAGATCTTCCGAATATTTATAATGCACTTACAGTTGTTCGCGAAAATGGCGAAACACTCGTATTGGAATGTCAGCAGGACATTGGTGAAAACACTGTTCGTACCATTGCTATGGATGCCACCGACGGGTTATCGCGCGGTATGGATGTGGTAAACACCGGAAAGCCAATTGCTATGCCGGTTGGCGATCAGATCAACGGTCGTCTCTTCAACGTAATTGGCGATCCGATAGATGGCCTGCCGCCCGTGAACAGAGACAAAACCTATGAGATTCATCGCGAACCGCCGAAATTCGAAAATCTGAGTACAGCTTCCGAAGTTTTATATACCGGTATTAAAGTAATTGACCTTATTGAGCCCTATTCAAAAGGTGGAAAAATCGGACTTTTCGGCGGTGCCGGAGTAGGAAAGACGGTAATTATTCAGGAACTCATCAACAATATTGCAAAGCAATACAGCGGCTTTTCGATATTTGCCGGCGTGGGTGAACGCACCCGTGAAGGCAATGACCTGCTGCGCGAAATGATCGAAGCCGGTCTTGTAAATTACGGCGACGATTTCAAACACAGCATGGAACAAGGCGGTTGGGACCTCTCGAAAGTTGATATGGAAAAACTCAAAAGCAGTCTTCTCTCTATGGTGTTCGGGCAGATGAACGAGCCGCCTGGAGCACGTGCCCGTGTGGCTTTGAGCGGTCTGACCGTTGCTGAATATTTCCGCGATGGTGATGAAAAATCAGGGGGACGCGACATTCTGTTCTTTATTGATAATATTTTCCGTTTCACGCAAGCCGGTTCTGAAGTATCTGCGCTGTTGGGCCGTATGCCTTCTGCTGTAGGATATCAACCGACTCTGGCTTCTGAAATGGGGATTATGCAGGAACGCATCACTTCTACCAAACGTGGCTCTATTACTTCGGTTCAAGCCGTTTATGTGCCAGCTGATGACCTTACTGATCCGGCTCCCGCAACCACCTTTGCTCACCTTGATGCCACCACAGTATTAAACCGTAAAATTTCTGAGCTTGGAATTTATCCGGCTGTGGATCCACTCGATTCAACTTCACGTATTCTTGACCCGAACATTGTTGGCGAAGACCATTACAATACTGCTCAGCGTGTGAAGTTTATTTTGCAGCGCCTTAAGGAATTGCAGGACATCATTGCTATTTTGGGTATGGATGAACTTTCGGAAGAAGACAAACTCGTGGTACACCGCGCACGTCGTGTACAGCGCTTCCTGTCACAACCGTTCTATGTTGCCACGCAGTTCACCGGTATCCCGGGCGTTTTTGTAAGCATTGAAGACACCATCAAGGGATTCAAAATGATTCTCGACGGCGAAGTGGACGAATATCCCGAAGCTGCTTTCAACCTGGTAGGAACCATTGAAGAAGCCATTGAAAAAGGTCGCAAACTGCTTGAACAATCGAAATAA
- a CDS encoding DNA-binding protein: MKNEIIIYQPNELASHIEVRVDEDTVWLSLNQIAQLFERDKSVISRHLRNVYKEGELSMEATVAKNATVQIEAGREVKREIEFYNLDAILSVGYRVNSKQGTQFRMWANKILKDYLLKGYALNNRMNRIEENVDSLAKKVKGIDLQIKAALPPSQGLFFDGQIFDAYTFVSELIKSAKQSIVLIDNYVDETVLTLLSKRKKSVFAIIYSSQITKQLKLDLQKHNQQYAPIELLEFSKSHDRFLIIDEVVYHFGASLKDLGKKWFAFSKMEMTSGEILCKLRI; encoded by the coding sequence ATGAAAAACGAAATCATTATATACCAGCCCAATGAGCTTGCTTCACATATTGAAGTGAGGGTTGATGAGGATACGGTATGGTTGTCTCTTAATCAAATTGCGCAACTTTTTGAAAGGGATAAATCAGTCATATCAAGGCACTTACGAAATGTTTACAAAGAAGGAGAACTTTCCATGGAAGCAACTGTTGCAAAAAATGCAACAGTTCAAATTGAAGCAGGAAGGGAAGTGAAAAGAGAAATAGAATTTTATAATCTTGATGCCATTCTTTCGGTGGGTTATCGGGTAAATTCAAAACAGGGAACTCAATTTCGTATGTGGGCAAATAAAATACTGAAAGATTATCTGCTTAAAGGTTATGCCCTCAATAACCGAATGAACCGCATCGAAGAAAATGTTGATTCGCTGGCGAAAAAAGTGAAAGGCATCGATTTGCAAATTAAAGCAGCATTGCCTCCAAGCCAAGGTCTTTTTTTCGACGGACAAATTTTCGATGCATACACTTTTGTGTCTGAACTGATAAAATCGGCAAAACAGAGTATTGTTCTGATTGATAATTATGTTGATGAAACTGTTCTGACATTACTTTCCAAGCGAAAAAAGAGTGTTTTCGCTATTATTTATTCTTCGCAAATTACAAAACAACTGAAACTCGATTTGCAGAAACACAACCAACAATATGCGCCCATTGAATTGCTGGAATTTTCAAAATCGCACGACCGCTTTCTGATTATTGATGAGGTGGTTTATCATTTCGGTGCTTCGCTCAAAGACCTTGGCAAAAAATGGTTTGCGTTTTCGAAAATGGAAATGACCTCCGGGGAAATTCTTTGCAAATTGAGGATTTGA
- a CDS encoding gamma carbonic anhydrase family protein yields the protein MALIKKVKGILPEFGSECVIAENATITGDVVMGNNCSVWFNAVIRGDVHSIRIGNNVNIQDNVVVHCTYQKSPVTIGNNVSIAHGAIVHGCTIHDNVLIGMGAIVMDDVVVESNCIIAAGAVVTKGTRIESGSVYGGMPAKKIKSIDQSLLEGEVMRISENYMMYASWYDEGL from the coding sequence ATGGCACTGATCAAAAAAGTGAAAGGAATTTTGCCCGAATTTGGCTCTGAATGTGTGATTGCTGAAAATGCCACCATTACAGGCGATGTGGTCATGGGCAACAATTGCAGCGTGTGGTTCAATGCGGTTATTCGTGGCGATGTGCATTCCATCCGGATCGGAAATAATGTAAACATCCAGGATAATGTGGTCGTTCACTGCACTTATCAGAAAAGTCCGGTTACGATCGGAAACAACGTCTCCATCGCACATGGCGCTATTGTTCATGGATGTACGATTCACGATAATGTCTTGATTGGAATGGGCGCAATCGTAATGGATGATGTGGTGGTGGAAAGCAACTGTATCATTGCGGCCGGAGCGGTTGTCACCAAGGGAACCCGCATTGAAAGCGGTTCTGTGTATGGTGGCATGCCTGCAAAAAAGATTAAATCAATTGACCAATCGCTCCTCGAAGGAGAAGTGATGCGCATTTCGGAAAACTATATGATGTATGCCAGCTGGTACGACGAAGGGCTGTAG
- a CDS encoding 5'/3'-nucleotidase SurE, translating to MEKTILITNDDGIDAPGIKFLISFLKPLGKLVVVAPETGMSGMGHAVTIKNPLRIQHLPNDGDVERYTTSGTPADCVKLGLNQVLKCKPDLIVSGINHGSNHSINVLYSGTMAAAIEGAMQNIPSVGFSMCNPSTKVDFSFMESYVQNICTRLLKTGLTAGTCINVNFPNTDKPAGVKVCRQSIGYWNEEFDSRLDVHHQPYYWLKGDFIIPEVQEDTDENALQQGFISIVPVTIDLTAHTVLDITRNQFQGL from the coding sequence ATGGAAAAAACAATTCTTATTACAAACGACGATGGTATTGATGCGCCTGGCATCAAATTTCTCATTTCATTTCTAAAACCGCTGGGAAAGCTGGTAGTCGTAGCTCCCGAAACAGGAATGTCGGGCATGGGGCATGCCGTAACCATTAAAAACCCGCTGCGCATCCAACATCTGCCAAACGATGGCGATGTAGAAAGATACACCACCAGCGGCACGCCGGCTGATTGCGTAAAACTTGGACTCAACCAGGTTTTAAAATGCAAGCCTGATCTTATCGTCAGCGGCATCAATCACGGCAGCAACCATTCCATCAATGTGCTGTACAGCGGAACCATGGCTGCGGCGATTGAAGGAGCCATGCAAAATATTCCGTCAGTTGGGTTTTCGATGTGTAATCCAAGTACAAAAGTTGATTTCAGCTTCATGGAATCGTACGTCCAGAATATATGTACACGACTGCTGAAAACCGGACTTACAGCGGGAACCTGCATCAATGTGAATTTTCCGAATACCGACAAACCCGCTGGAGTGAAAGTCTGCCGCCAGAGCATTGGCTATTGGAATGAAGAATTTGATTCACGTCTCGATGTGCACCACCAGCCCTATTACTGGCTTAAAGGAGATTTCATTATTCCTGAAGTGCAGGAAGACACCGATGAAAATGCGCTGCAGCAAGGTTTTATAAGCATCGTTCCTGTCACCATAGATCTCACAGCTCATACCGTACTCGATATCACCAGAAATCAATTTCAGGGTTTATGA
- a CDS encoding lipid-A-disaccharide synthase: MKYFIIAGEASGDLHGSNLVRHLKLKDEAAEIQAWGGDRMIRQGAYVKKHIRELAFMGFVEVLMNLRTIMRNFKLCKLQVEDFNPDVLILIDYPGFNLRMARWAHERNIRVVYYISPQVWAWKKSRVKTIRRNVDEMFTILPFEKEFYANHGMTVKYEGHPLIDAIEGFKNNGAQSDFQNHEKPILAILPGSRKQELKKMFPVMLEASDAFADSHKIIIGAVSLLPKELYNTGGRDIEIVTDQTYALLSKAQCAFVTSGTATLETALFRVPLVVCYKANAISYMIAKRLVGKNILFISLVNLIAGKEVCRELIQGDLTKDNMVEEMKKLIPPNSAREKMLSEYDLLYAKLGGSGASERVASQIVNICKS, encoded by the coding sequence ATGAAGTATTTCATTATAGCCGGCGAAGCATCCGGCGATCTGCATGGCTCCAATCTGGTCAGGCATCTCAAACTAAAGGATGAAGCCGCTGAAATTCAGGCCTGGGGCGGCGATCGGATGATTCGACAAGGCGCTTATGTAAAAAAGCACATCCGGGAGCTAGCGTTCATGGGCTTTGTAGAAGTGCTGATGAATTTGCGTACAATCATGCGAAATTTTAAACTTTGCAAATTGCAGGTTGAAGATTTTAATCCCGACGTACTAATATTAATCGATTATCCCGGATTCAACCTGCGAATGGCCAGGTGGGCGCATGAAAGAAATATCAGAGTTGTTTATTACATTTCGCCGCAGGTCTGGGCCTGGAAAAAATCGCGTGTGAAAACAATCCGGCGCAACGTAGATGAGATGTTTACCATACTTCCTTTCGAAAAAGAATTCTACGCCAATCATGGAATGACCGTGAAATACGAAGGACATCCACTCATTGACGCCATCGAAGGTTTTAAAAATAATGGCGCTCAATCCGATTTTCAGAATCACGAAAAACCAATACTGGCGATACTTCCGGGCAGCCGAAAGCAGGAATTGAAAAAAATGTTTCCGGTCATGCTCGAAGCATCGGATGCTTTTGCTGATTCGCATAAAATTATAATCGGTGCTGTCAGTCTGCTTCCCAAAGAACTATACAACACCGGTGGTCGCGACATTGAAATAGTAACCGATCAGACCTATGCGTTGCTATCGAAGGCACAGTGCGCATTTGTGACAAGCGGCACCGCTACACTCGAAACAGCATTGTTCCGCGTCCCGCTTGTGGTCTGCTATAAGGCCAATGCAATATCATACATGATAGCGAAAAGACTTGTCGGGAAAAACATACTTTTTATTTCGCTGGTAAATCTGATTGCAGGAAAAGAAGTCTGCAGGGAGCTTATACAGGGAGATCTGACAAAAGACAATATGGTCGAAGAAATGAAAAAGCTCATTCCACCAAATTCGGCGCGAGAAAAAATGCTTTCGGAATACGATTTGCTATACGCGAAACTTGGCGGATCTGGCGCATCAGAGCGGGTTGCCTCGCAGATTGTCAATATTTGTAAGTCCTGA